Proteins encoded by one window of Orbaceae bacterium BiB:
- a CDS encoding L-rhamnose isomerase, giving the protein MTTTQKAYEIAKQRFIEIGVDTEKAMSGLDKLPISIHCWQGDDVTGFEKQEGELTGGIQATGNYPGKARNATELRSDLDKAFSLIPGAKRLNLHASYLEADKKIDRNEVKPEHFANWVNWAKQHKMGLDFNPTYFSHPLSSEGTLTHSNQEIRQFWIDHGKACRKVSEYFGRELGSASVMNIWLPDGMKDIPVDRFGPRQRLVESLDEMISEKIDTKYHIDAVESKLFGIGLESYTAGSNEFYVAYASSRKTALCLDAGHFHPTEVISDKISAVMPFVEHLLLHVSRPVRWDSDHVVLFDDETQAIASEIIRNNLFDRVHIGLDFFDASINRIAAWVIGTRNMKKALLKALLEPTAQLRKLELNGDFTARLALLEEQKSLPWQAVWDYYCEKNNTPVGSLWLDNVRQYEKDVLNNRK; this is encoded by the coding sequence ATGACAACAACGCAGAAAGCTTATGAAATAGCGAAACAACGGTTTATAGAAATCGGTGTCGATACCGAAAAAGCAATGTCAGGATTGGATAAATTGCCTATTTCTATTCATTGCTGGCAAGGTGATGATGTGACGGGTTTTGAAAAACAAGAAGGCGAACTTACTGGCGGAATTCAAGCAACGGGCAATTATCCAGGTAAAGCGCGTAATGCAACAGAGCTTCGGTCTGACTTAGATAAAGCATTTAGCCTAATCCCGGGTGCAAAACGTTTAAACTTGCATGCATCTTACCTAGAAGCAGATAAAAAAATTGACCGTAATGAAGTCAAACCAGAACATTTTGCTAATTGGGTCAATTGGGCTAAGCAACATAAAATGGGACTTGATTTTAACCCCACCTATTTTTCTCATCCTTTAAGTAGCGAAGGAACCTTAACTCATTCAAATCAGGAAATTCGTCAATTTTGGATTGATCATGGTAAAGCCTGCCGCAAAGTTTCAGAATACTTTGGTCGAGAACTAGGCAGCGCATCGGTGATGAATATATGGCTTCCCGATGGGATGAAAGATATTCCGGTTGATCGCTTCGGCCCAAGGCAGCGTTTAGTTGAATCATTAGATGAAATGATTAGTGAAAAAATTGACACGAAATATCACATAGACGCTGTAGAAAGTAAATTATTTGGTATTGGCTTAGAGTCTTATACCGCCGGCTCTAACGAATTTTATGTTGCTTATGCCTCTTCACGTAAAACCGCATTATGCTTAGATGCTGGGCATTTTCACCCGACTGAAGTTATTTCAGACAAAATATCAGCAGTGATGCCTTTTGTTGAGCATCTTTTATTGCATGTTAGCCGGCCGGTTAGATGGGATAGTGATCACGTGGTTTTATTTGACGATGAAACACAAGCGATTGCCAGTGAAATTATTCGTAATAATTTATTTGATCGCGTGCATATTGGCTTAGATTTCTTTGATGCTTCAATCAATCGCATTGCGGCTTGGGTTATTGGCACTCGCAATATGAAAAAAGCATTATTAAAAGCGTTATTAGAACCTACTGCACAACTCAGAAAGTTAGAACTAAATGGTGATTTTACTGCTCGCCTTGCACTTCTCGAAGAGCAAAAATCATTACCTTGGCAAGCGGTTTGGGATTACTACTGTGAAAAGAATAATACACCAGTCGGTAGCCTGTGGCTTGACAATGTTCGCCAATATGAAAAAGACGTTTTAAATAATCGTAAATAA
- the rhaB gene encoding rhamnulokinase: MTVRHIAAIDIGASSGRVMLATYHNGEQSLGLQEIHRFTNQLKHIDHHCYWDLERIETEIRIGLNKITDQNIQLDSIGIDTWGVDYVLLDKNGHVIAPTYSYRDHRTDSVMTKVQQDLSAQLIYQKTGIQFLTFNTLYQLKAMVDEKPSYLKDVAHFLMIPDYLIYRLTGQFNCEYTNATTTQLVNVETKSWDDGLLSYLGIPTSWFGEIKHPGNQVGYWLSDNGKKVPVISVASHDTASAVIASPLQNKHSAYLCSGTWSLMGIETTSALTDAISRSANITNEGGVFEHYRVLKNIMGLWLFQRICHENNVSDICQLIEQAEKEPAYQCLVDPNDDRFLNPESMTEMIKTICGENKQFIPQTNAALARCIFDSLAMFYGAVISELATLIKKPITQLNIVGGGSQNDFLNQLCADICQIPIIAGPIEASTLGNVGMQLITLGDIDGVDDLRKVITKNFSIKKFIPNKR; encoded by the coding sequence ATGACAGTCAGACACATTGCAGCCATTGATATTGGTGCATCAAGTGGCCGTGTAATGCTAGCAACCTACCACAACGGTGAGCAGAGTTTGGGTTTGCAAGAAATTCATCGTTTTACCAATCAGCTAAAACACATTGATCACCATTGTTATTGGGATCTCGAACGGATAGAAACTGAAATTCGAATTGGCCTGAATAAAATTACTGATCAAAATATTCAATTAGATAGCATTGGTATTGATACTTGGGGTGTCGATTATGTATTACTCGATAAAAACGGCCACGTTATTGCCCCCACTTATTCCTATCGGGATCACCGCACCGATTCAGTGATGACAAAAGTGCAACAAGATTTATCGGCACAATTAATTTATCAAAAAACAGGCATTCAGTTTTTAACCTTTAATACCCTTTATCAATTAAAAGCAATGGTTGATGAAAAACCTAGCTACCTTAAAGATGTTGCCCATTTTTTAATGATCCCGGACTATCTCATTTATCGATTAACGGGGCAATTTAATTGTGAATATACCAATGCAACAACAACTCAATTAGTTAATGTTGAAACCAAAAGCTGGGATGATGGGCTGCTAAGTTATTTAGGGATCCCTACATCATGGTTTGGCGAAATAAAACACCCAGGCAATCAAGTTGGGTATTGGCTAAGTGATAATGGCAAAAAAGTGCCTGTGATTTCGGTGGCTAGCCATGATACAGCAAGTGCTGTTATTGCATCACCATTACAAAATAAACACAGTGCTTACCTATGCTCAGGCACTTGGTCATTGATGGGAATAGAAACAACATCAGCATTAACCGACGCTATATCACGCTCAGCCAATATCACCAATGAAGGCGGCGTTTTTGAACATTATCGTGTGTTAAAAAATATTATGGGTCTTTGGTTATTCCAACGAATTTGCCATGAAAATAATGTTAGTGATATCTGCCAGCTCATTGAACAAGCAGAAAAAGAGCCTGCTTACCAATGCCTCGTTGATCCAAATGACGACCGCTTTTTAAACCCTGAATCAATGACCGAAATGATAAAAACCATTTGCGGCGAAAACAAACAATTTATTCCACAGACAAACGCAGCGCTAGCTCGCTGTATCTTCGATAGTTTGGCGATGTTTTACGGCGCAGTGATTAGCGAATTAGCAACCTTAATCAAAAAACCAATAACCCAACTTAATATTGTCGGGGGAGGAAGTCAAAACGATTTTCTTAACCAGCTGTGTGCTGATATTTGTCAAATACCCATCATCGCAGGCCCAATCGAAGCGTCAACTTTAGGTAATGTAGGGATGCAACTGATTACGCTAGGTGACATTGATGGTGTTGATGATTTAAGAAAAGTGATTACTAAAAATTTCAGTATTAAAAAATTTATACCCAATAAACGTTAA
- a CDS encoding nucleoside phosphorylase has protein sequence MSNHHLSGFTKEHAGELTILVGDPARVHLFSELLTDSTVVVNNREFIAVSGLFNKQRISIISTGIGVGSTEIAVIELIASGAKRLVRVGGCGAWQDQVNPGDIIMNHAMARGTGMLSAYVPDNYPAVADPLLFNQIYQYLSKHNKCIHTGIGLTAEGFYLSQGRDLNLFGQSHAEQVMSYWQQRKILNAEMETAVIYLLGALYQIPVANCLVAHVSRKNNQWVGNLDYQSTHLNTAQLVIESIIPTQL, from the coding sequence ATGAGTAATCACCATTTATCCGGATTCACTAAAGAGCATGCTGGTGAATTAACAATATTAGTAGGCGATCCCGCTCGCGTACACTTATTCTCTGAGTTATTAACAGACTCAACTGTTGTAGTAAACAATCGAGAATTTATTGCTGTATCAGGTCTGTTTAATAAACAACGTATTTCGATTATATCAACTGGAATCGGTGTTGGTTCAACAGAAATTGCTGTTATTGAGTTAATTGCATCCGGAGCTAAACGTCTAGTTAGAGTTGGAGGTTGTGGGGCTTGGCAAGATCAGGTTAATCCTGGTGATATTATCATGAATCATGCCATGGCTAGAGGCACTGGCATGCTTAGCGCTTATGTGCCAGACAATTACCCTGCAGTTGCTGATCCTTTACTATTTAATCAAATTTATCAATACCTATCTAAACATAATAAATGTATCCATACAGGAATAGGCCTAACAGCTGAAGGATTTTATCTGTCTCAAGGCCGTGATTTAAACCTATTTGGACAATCACATGCAGAGCAAGTGATGAGTTATTGGCAACAGCGTAAAATCCTTAATGCAGAGATGGAAACCGCGGTCATTTATTTATTAGGTGCACTCTATCAAATTCCCGTTGCAAACTGCTTAGTTGCTCATGTTTCACGAAAAAATAATCAATGGGTTGGTAATCTTGATTATCAATCCACCCATCTAAACACTGCTCAATTAGTCATTGAGTCGATTATACCAACACAATTATAA
- a CDS encoding MFS transporter, whose product MGNLDSSNNISPRYQKRVLRSAMMGLGLEGMDIMFLSFALSSIIQTFGISSAEAGLIATVTNIGMLVGGVIFGLLADKYGRVRIFTYTIFLFAIATALTACATNIYWVYILRFLAGVGGGGEFGIGMAMVADVYNAKQRGRASAMISLGGQAGAVTAALLAAIIIPWLGWRALFVIGILPVFWVYFVRKHLEETPSWLQQKKKQVTDKIRIADLFLTPKIAFTTIALTIMAAVQVAGYYGLMNWLPSILQKQLGLSVTGSSLWMISTILGMCLGMFTFGQFMDRLGAKKAYPLFLIAAAISIFVYVYISNSVALLIGGTVVGFFVNGMSAGYGALISNHYPTEIRSTANNVIFNTGRAIGGFSPFIIGYFLEYHSMLVAMSFLAGLYMISLLMIILLPKRLEAYN is encoded by the coding sequence ATGGGTAATTTAGATTCAAGTAATAATATCTCCCCTCGATATCAAAAGCGAGTATTACGAAGTGCAATGATGGGGTTAGGGTTAGAAGGGATGGATATAATGTTCCTTTCCTTTGCCTTATCATCAATTATTCAAACATTTGGTATATCGTCTGCTGAGGCTGGATTAATTGCAACAGTGACTAACATTGGTATGTTAGTGGGAGGCGTTATTTTTGGCTTATTAGCTGATAAATATGGCCGAGTTAGAATATTTACTTACACTATTTTCTTATTTGCAATTGCAACCGCATTAACAGCATGTGCAACAAATATTTATTGGGTCTACATTCTACGCTTTCTTGCCGGTGTCGGTGGCGGTGGTGAGTTTGGTATCGGTATGGCAATGGTTGCTGATGTCTATAATGCTAAGCAGCGAGGAAGAGCATCTGCAATGATTTCACTAGGTGGCCAAGCTGGCGCGGTCACTGCGGCACTATTAGCCGCTATTATCATTCCATGGTTAGGCTGGCGCGCACTATTTGTCATTGGTATTTTACCTGTTTTTTGGGTCTATTTTGTTCGCAAACATTTAGAAGAAACTCCATCATGGTTACAACAAAAGAAAAAACAAGTCACAGATAAAATTAGAATCGCGGATTTATTTTTAACACCTAAAATTGCATTTACAACTATTGCATTAACCATTATGGCAGCAGTCCAAGTTGCGGGATATTATGGTTTAATGAACTGGTTACCATCTATTTTACAAAAACAATTAGGATTATCGGTCACTGGCTCTTCTTTATGGATGATTAGTACCATTTTAGGAATGTGCTTGGGAATGTTTACGTTTGGTCAATTTATGGATCGTTTAGGTGCTAAAAAAGCCTATCCTCTCTTTTTAATTGCAGCTGCTATCTCAATTTTTGTATATGTTTATATTTCGAATAGTGTTGCGTTGTTAATTGGTGGCACTGTAGTTGGCTTTTTTGTAAATGGTATGAGCGCAGGTTACGGCGCGTTAATCAGTAACCATTATCCAACTGAAATTCGAAGTACTGCTAATAATGTGATATTTAACACTGGTCGTGCTATTGGTGGTTTTTCACCATTTATTATCGGTTACTTTTTAGAGTATCATTCAATGCTTGTTGCAATGTCATTTTTAGCCGGATTATATATGATCTCATTATTAATGATTATTTTACTACCGAAGCGGTTAGAGGCGTATAACTAG
- a CDS encoding IS6 family transposase: MNTNKIYQRHRYHSSIISHCVWLYYRFTLSYRDIELIMMKKGVAVTYESIRYWCIKFGKLYAKRIKKVKRYGDYVYMDEVFCKINGKGVYLWRAVDQDSQTIDVLVQEKRDSKAAKRFIKKIRKSIKQPALKVVTDKLKSYIKPIKTLLLSTPHITQQYVNNRAENSHQPTRLRKRKMRKFKSLKQSQLFLSCFGNIYDHFNCARHLCSAKTFRILTERRFKEWGAITQVAPKIQN, translated from the coding sequence ATGAATACTAATAAAATCTATCAACGACACCGTTACCATTCTTCGATTATTAGCCACTGCGTGTGGCTATATTATCGGTTTACGTTAAGTTATCGTGATATTGAACTCATCATGATGAAAAAAGGGGTAGCTGTTACGTATGAATCCATTCGTTATTGGTGTATTAAATTCGGTAAACTTTATGCAAAACGAATTAAAAAAGTTAAGCGCTATGGTGATTATGTTTATATGGATGAGGTCTTTTGTAAAATTAACGGTAAAGGTGTCTATTTGTGGCGAGCCGTTGATCAAGATAGTCAAACCATTGATGTGTTAGTTCAAGAAAAAAGAGACAGTAAAGCAGCTAAACGATTTATTAAAAAGATAAGGAAAAGTATTAAACAGCCTGCTTTAAAAGTGGTTACTGATAAGCTAAAAAGTTATATTAAGCCTATCAAAACGTTACTTTTATCTACACCTCATATTACTCAGCAATATGTCAATAATCGAGCAGAAAACTCACATCAACCGACAAGGCTTAGAAAGAGGAAAATGCGTAAATTTAAATCGTTAAAACAATCACAATTATTCTTATCGTGTTTTGGGAATATCTATGATCATTTTAATTGTGCAAGGCACTTATGTTCAGCTAAAACCTTTCGAATTTTAACTGAACGTCGATTTAAAGAGTGGGGCGCGATTACCCAAGTTGCGCCTAAAATTCAAAATTAG
- a CDS encoding MFS transporter, producing the protein MKNYLAYGVGDFLGAGTTALTAVWLLYFYTNFCGLTPIEATFIFAAARVLDAVISPLMGYLTDNFGKTYLGQRFGRRKFFILIGIPLIFSYSVMWAPGMSYIYYLLTYLFFDMVYTMILVPYETLVPEMTDDFKQKAKFSGARISTAQLSAILAGFLPGILLSYLGKDNAISFFYASLVFSILCAIALTLVYLFTWERPKELKSEAELKAEQEKTSLSFKENFKRLIIELLSTFKIKIFRQHLGMYLGGYIAQDIFNATFTYYVVFVLLKEATVASMLIGIMSITQFIAVLGMMPLCIKYGPAAAYRGVVTIFGMSCLAFGVIWYFNLSSIHLILVVLSAIAGLGRGGINYVPWNIYTYISDIDEIITGKRREGIFAGVMTFTRKASQAGAVMLIGISLQFSGFTADSPLQSPEVIHAILFIMVFGAILVLSCGFYVSLKFKLNLKTHKVLIDEINNIKGIGTNSERRISDEGKPVVEMLTGMKVNELWGNNNIGYKEK; encoded by the coding sequence ATGAAAAATTATCTTGCCTATGGAGTAGGTGATTTTTTAGGTGCTGGAACGACTGCTTTAACCGCAGTTTGGTTATTATACTTTTATACAAATTTTTGTGGATTAACACCGATTGAGGCAACATTTATATTTGCTGCTGCCAGAGTCTTAGATGCGGTCATTAGCCCACTGATGGGATATTTAACCGATAACTTTGGTAAAACCTATTTGGGTCAACGTTTTGGTCGAAGAAAATTTTTTATTCTAATCGGGATCCCACTTATTTTTAGCTATAGTGTGATGTGGGCACCTGGAATGAGCTATATTTATTATTTATTAACCTATCTGTTCTTTGATATGGTTTATACAATGATTTTAGTCCCATATGAAACATTAGTTCCTGAAATGACTGATGATTTTAAACAAAAAGCGAAATTCTCTGGCGCAAGAATTTCGACAGCTCAACTTTCTGCTATTTTAGCCGGTTTCTTACCAGGAATTTTACTGAGTTATTTAGGTAAAGATAACGCAATCTCATTTTTTTATGCGAGTTTAGTTTTCTCTATTCTTTGTGCTATTGCACTGACTTTGGTTTATCTTTTCACTTGGGAACGTCCAAAAGAATTAAAATCAGAAGCAGAACTTAAAGCAGAGCAAGAGAAAACATCATTATCTTTTAAAGAAAACTTTAAACGTTTAATTATTGAACTCTTATCTACATTTAAAATTAAAATCTTTAGACAGCATCTTGGTATGTATCTTGGTGGATATATTGCGCAAGACATATTTAATGCCACCTTTACTTATTATGTTGTTTTCGTTTTACTTAAAGAAGCAACAGTGGCCTCTATGCTAATCGGTATCATGTCAATTACTCAATTTATTGCAGTCCTAGGGATGATGCCTCTATGTATCAAATATGGACCAGCTGCAGCTTACCGTGGTGTTGTTACTATTTTTGGTATGAGCTGTTTGGCATTCGGTGTTATTTGGTACTTTAACCTAAGTAGTATCCATTTAATTCTTGTCGTTCTTTCTGCGATAGCTGGCCTTGGGCGAGGCGGTATCAATTATGTACCATGGAATATTTATACTTATATCTCAGATATTGATGAGATTATTACAGGTAAGCGCCGAGAAGGGATTTTTGCAGGCGTGATGACTTTTACCCGTAAAGCATCTCAAGCTGGTGCAGTAATGTTGATTGGTATTAGTTTACAATTCTCTGGCTTTACAGCAGACAGCCCGCTTCAATCACCTGAAGTAATACATGCAATTTTATTTATCATGGTCTTTGGTGCAATACTTGTCCTATCTTGTGGGTTCTATGTTTCACTTAAATTTAAGCTAAATTTAAAGACTCATAAAGTCTTAATTGATGAGATCAATAATATAAAAGGGATTGGTACAAACTCAGAACGTCGTATCAGCGATGAGGGTAAACCTGTTGTTGAGATGTTAACGGGGATGAAAGTTAATGAGTTATGGGGCAATAATAATATCGGATATAAAGAAAAATAG
- a CDS encoding glycoside hydrolase family 88 protein translates to MKIFPVKHSKLLAQPNHIMPRGEMTALINKVIDNLINIKDETGEFLLRLDDGRVIDTKGWAGWEWTHGIGLYGMYQFYSQTGDQNVHKIISDWFSERLAEGMPTKNVNTVCPFLTLAYCYEETKDPKWLTYLDSWAEWVMHKMPRTECGGIQHIVYNNENHQQLWDDTLMMSVLPLAKIGKLLNRPEYIQEAIYQILIHIEYLMDRSTGLWFHGWTFDGNHNFANARWARGNSWLTIVIPEFIELLDLKDNDPIKRILVQVLTVQVEALKKYQDESGLWHTIIDDKSSYLEASATAGFAYGILKSIRKNYISDEYQEMAEKAVKGVINNIDDKGTLQQVSFGTAMGNDLDFYRNIPLTSMPYGQAMAILCLTEYLRVFI, encoded by the coding sequence ATGAAAATTTTTCCAGTTAAACATAGTAAATTACTTGCACAGCCGAATCACATTATGCCGCGTGGTGAGATGACAGCGCTTATCAATAAAGTTATCGATAATTTAATTAACATTAAAGATGAAACTGGTGAGTTCTTACTTCGACTTGATGATGGTCGCGTAATTGACACGAAAGGTTGGGCTGGCTGGGAGTGGACTCATGGAATTGGCCTGTATGGGATGTATCAATTCTATTCTCAAACTGGTGATCAAAATGTGCATAAAATTATTAGCGATTGGTTTAGTGAGCGCCTAGCTGAAGGGATGCCAACAAAAAATGTCAATACCGTCTGCCCATTTTTAACTTTAGCTTATTGTTATGAAGAAACTAAAGATCCTAAATGGCTCACTTATTTAGATAGTTGGGCGGAATGGGTGATGCATAAAATGCCAAGAACCGAATGTGGTGGAATTCAGCACATTGTTTATAACAATGAAAATCATCAGCAGCTTTGGGATGACACGTTAATGATGAGTGTTTTACCGCTAGCCAAAATCGGTAAATTACTTAATCGACCAGAATATATCCAAGAAGCGATTTATCAAATATTGATTCATATTGAATATTTGATGGATAGAAGTACTGGTTTATGGTTCCATGGCTGGACATTTGACGGTAATCATAATTTTGCTAACGCAAGATGGGCGAGAGGAAACAGCTGGTTAACGATCGTGATTCCTGAATTTATTGAGCTATTAGACTTAAAAGATAACGATCCAATTAAACGTATTTTGGTTCAAGTACTTACTGTTCAAGTTGAAGCACTTAAAAAATATCAAGATGAATCAGGTTTATGGCATACCATTATTGATGATAAATCTTCTTATTTAGAAGCTTCAGCAACGGCTGGCTTTGCTTACGGTATTTTAAAGTCAATTAGAAAGAATTATATCTCTGACGAATATCAAGAGATGGCGGAGAAAGCTGTAAAAGGCGTGATTAATAATATTGATGATAAAGGAACCTTGCAACAAGTCTCTTTTGGTACTGCGATGGGGAATGATCTCGATTTCTACCGAAATATCCCACTAACATCTATGCCATATGGACAAGCAATGGCGATTTTATGTTTAACTGAATATTTGCGTGTGTTTATTTAA
- a CDS encoding DJ-1/PfpI family protein yields MSPKVAILLANGFEEAEAFMIFNALKRVKIDVEFLSCSNDFEVLSYHNVIVKAHGLLKQKNTTLYDAIVLPGGPEGTVNLGKNGDVINFIKLHDENGKLICPICSAAIKVLGKNKLLKGRQYTCSGDLFMMENDGVYLNKDIVIDANLFSGQGLGYAYKFAFTLAKKLGMDEKEVQFQAEHIYLYDI; encoded by the coding sequence ATGAGTCCTAAAGTTGCGATTCTATTAGCCAATGGATTTGAAGAGGCAGAAGCATTTATGATCTTTAATGCTTTAAAAAGAGTTAAAATTGATGTTGAGTTTCTATCTTGTTCGAATGACTTCGAGGTACTGAGTTATCATAACGTGATAGTAAAAGCTCATGGCTTACTTAAACAGAAAAACACGACTTTATATGATGCGATTGTTTTACCTGGTGGTCCTGAGGGCACTGTCAATTTAGGCAAGAATGGGGATGTGATTAATTTCATTAAACTTCATGATGAAAATGGTAAGTTGATTTGCCCGATTTGCTCAGCAGCCATTAAAGTTTTAGGTAAAAACAAGTTATTAAAAGGGCGCCAATATACTTGTTCTGGTGATTTATTTATGATGGAGAATGATGGTGTATATCTTAATAAAGATATTGTCATCGATGCCAATTTATTCAGTGGTCAAGGTCTTGGGTATGCCTATAAATTTGCTTTTACCCTCGCGAAAAAACTCGGTATGGATGAGAAAGAGGTTCAATTTCAGGCCGAACATATTTATCTGTATGATATATAA